A region from the Rhinoderma darwinii isolate aRhiDar2 chromosome 2, aRhiDar2.hap1, whole genome shotgun sequence genome encodes:
- the ATP5PF gene encoding ATP synthase peripheral stalk subunit F6, mitochondrial codes for MVLQQLFRFSSVLRSSVSLHLRRNIGLTAIAFNKTKELDPIQKIFVDKIQDYRTKSQKTGGAVDGGAEYQRDLNEDVSKLQRLYGGGNLEKFPDFKFEEPKLEEVQK; via the exons ATGGTTCTCCAGCAGCTTTTCCGCTTCTCCTCTGTTCTTCGCTCCTCAGTCTCCCTCCACTTGAGAAGGAATATTGGACTGACTGCCATTGCCTTCAACAAGACTAAGGAGTTGGATCCTATTCAGAAAATTTTTGTTGATAAAATCCAGGACTACAGGACAAAGAGCCA AAAAACCGGTGGTGCTGTCGATGGCGGCGCAGAGTACCAGAGAGATCTCAATGAAGACGTAAGCAAATTGCagaggttatatggagggggaAACTTGGAGAAATTTCCAGACTTTAAGTTTGAAG AACCAAAACTGGAGGAGGTGCAGAAGTGA